A window from Vulpes vulpes isolate BD-2025 chromosome 9, VulVul3, whole genome shotgun sequence encodes these proteins:
- the IRS1 gene encoding insulin receptor substrate 1, giving the protein MASPPEADGFSDVRKVGYLRKPKSMHKRFFVLRAASEAGGPARLEYYENEKKWRHKSSAPKRSIPLESCFNINKRADSKNKHLVALYTRDEHFAIAADSEAEQDSWYQALLQLHNRAKGHHDGASAPGAGGGGGSCSGSSGLGEAGEDLSYGDVPPGPAFKEVWQVILKPKGLGQTKNLIGIYRLCLTSKTISFVKLNSEAAAVVLQLMNIRRCGHSENFFFIEVGRSAVTGPGEFWMQVDDSVVAQNMHETILEAMRAMSDEFRPRSKSQSSSNCSNPISVPLRRHHLNNPPPSQVGLTRRSRTESITATSPASMVGGKQGSFRVRASSDGEGTMSRPASVDGSPVSPSTTRTHAHRHRGSSRLHPPLNHSRSIPMPSSRCSPSATSPVSLSSSSTSGHGSTSDCLFPRRSSASVSGSPSDGGFISSDEYGSSPCDFRSSFRSVTPDSLGHTPPARGEEELSNYICMGGKGSSTLTAPNGHYILPRGGNGHRYAPGAGLGTSPALAADEAAGAAELDNRFRKRTHSAGTSPTISHQKTPSQSSVASIEEYTEMMPAYPPGGGSGGRLPGYRHSAFVPTHSYPEEGLEMHPLDRRGGHHRPDAAALHTDDGYMPMSPGVAPVPSGRKGSGDYMPMSPKSVSAPQQIINPIRRHPQRVDPNGYMMMSPSGSCSPDIGGGPGSSSSGSAAPSGSSYGKLWTNGVGGHHPHALPHPKLPVESGSGKLLSCAGDYMNMSPVGDSNTSSPSDGYYGPEDPQHKPVLSYYSLPRSFKHTQRPGELEESARHQHLRLSSSSGRLLYAATAEDSSSSTSSDSLGGGYCGVRPDPGLPHIHHQVLQPHLPRKVDTAAQTNSRLARPTRLSLGDPKASTLPRVREQQHPPPLLHPPEPKSPGEYVNIEFGSDQPGYLSGPVAARSSPSVRCPPQLQPAPREEETGTEEYMNMDLGPGRRAAWQEGAGVQPGRVGPAPPGAASVCRPTRAVPSGRGDYMTMQVGCPGQGYVDTSPVAPISYADMRTGIVVEEASLPGATAAAPSSSSAASASPTAPPKAGELVARSSLLGGPQGPGGMSAFTRVNLSPNRNQSAKVIRADPQGCRRRHSSETFSSTPSATRAGNAVPFGGGAALGGSGGGSSAEDMKRHSSASFENVWLRPGELGGAPKEPAPHAGAAGGLENGLNYIDLDLVKDFKQRSQERPPQPQPPPPPAPHQPLGSSESSSTSRSSEDLSAYASISFQKQPEDLQ; this is encoded by the coding sequence ATGGCGAGCCCCCCGGAGGCCGACGGCTTCTCGGACGTGCGCAAGGTGGGCTACCTGCGCAAACCCAAGAGCATGCACAAGCGCTTCTTCGTGCTGCGGGCGGCCAGCGAGGCGGGGGGCCCGGCGCGCCTCGAGTACTACGAGAACGAGAAGAAGTGGCGGCACAAGTCGAGCGCCCCCAAACGCTCGATCCCCCTCGAGAGCTGCTTCAACATCAACAAGCGGGCGGACTCCAAGAACAAGCACCTGGTGGCCCTTTACACCCGGGACGAGCACTTTGCCATCGCGGCGGACAGCGAGGCGGAGCAGGACAGCTGGTACCAGGCCCTCCTGCAGCTGCACAACCGGGCCAAGGGCCACCACGACGGCGCCTCGGCCCccggggcgggaggcggcgggggcagCTGCAGCGGCAGCTCGGGCCTCGGGGAGGCCGGCGAGGACTTGAGCTACGGGGACGTGCCCCCGGGACCTGCGTTCAAGGAGGTCTGGCAGGTGATCCTGAAGCCCAAGGGCCTGGGGCAGACAAAGAACCTGATTGGCATCTACCGCCTCTGCCTGACCAGCAAGACCATCAGCTTCGTGAAGCTGAACTCCGAGGCGGCGGCCGTGGTGCTGCAGCTGATGAACATCCGACGTTGCGGCCACTCGGAGAACTTCTTCTTCATCGAAGTGGGCCGGTCCGCAGTGACGGGGCCCGGCGAGTTCTGGATGCAGGTGGATGACTCCGTGGTGGCCCAGAACATGCACGAGACCATCCTGGAGGCCATGCGGGCCATGAGCGACGAGTTCCGCCCTCGGAGTAAGAGCCAGTCCTCCTCCAACTGCTCCAACCCCATCAGCGTCCCCCTGCGCCGGCACCACCTCAACAACCCCCCTCCCAGCCAGGTGGGGCTGACGCGCCGCTCGCGCACCGAGAGCATCACCGCCACCTCTCCGGCCAGCATGGTGGGCGGCAAGCAGGGCTCCTTCCGCGTGCGCGCGTCCAGCGATGGCGAGGGCACCATGTCCCGCCCGGCCTCGGTGGACGGCAGCCCCGTGAGCCCGAGCACCACCAGGACCCACGCGCACCGGCACCGCGGCAGCTCGCGGCTGCACCCCCCGCTCAACCACAGCCGCTCCATCCCCATGCCCTCCTCTCGCTGCTCGCCTTCCGCCACCAGCCCGGTCAGCCTGTCGTCCAGCAGCACCAGCGGCCACGGCTCCACCTCGGACTGCCTCTTCCCCCGGCGCTCTAGCGCCTCGGTGTCGGGTTCCCCCAGCGACGGTGGGTTCATCTCCTCTGACGAGTACGGCTCCAGCCCCTGCGATTTCCGAAGTTCCTTCCGCAGTGTCACCCCGGATTCCCTGGGCCACACCCCCCCGGCCCGCGGCGAGGAGGAGCTGAGCAACTACATCTGCATGGGAGGCAAAGGGTCCTCCACCCTCACCGCCCCCAACGGTCACTACATTTTGCCTCGGGGTGGCAATGGCCACCGCTACGCCCCGGGGGCTGGCTTGGGCACCAGCCCGGCCCTGGCTGCGGATGAGGCGGCCGGTGCGGCCGAGCTGGATAACCGGTTCCGAAAGCGGACTCACTCTGCGGGCACGTCCCCCACCATTTCCCACCAGAAGACCCCGTCCCAGTCTTCCGTGGCTTCCATTGAGGAGTACACGGAGATGATGCCTGCCTACCCGCCAGGAGGTGGCAGTGGAGGCCGACTGCCTGGCTACCGGCACTCTGCCTTCGTGCCCACCCACTCCTACCCCGAGGAGGGGCTGGAAATGCACCCCCTGGACAGGCGTGGGGGCCACCACCGGCCGGACGCCGCCGCTCTCCACACGGATGATGGCTACATGCCCATGTCCCCGGGAGTGGCACCGGTGCCCAGCGGCCGGAAGGGCAGTGGGGACTATATGCCCATGAGCCCCAAGAGCGTGTCCGCGCCGCAGCAGATCATCAACCCTATTAGACGCCATCCCCAGAGGGTGGACCCCAATGGCTACATGATGATGTCCCCAAGCGGCAGCTGCTCTCCTGACATTGGAGGTGGGcccggcagcagcagcagcggcagcgccGCCCCTTCTGGGAGCAGCTATGGCAAGCTGTGGACAAACGGGGTAGGGGGCCACCACCCTCACGCCCTGCCGCACCCCAAACTCCCCGTGGAGAGCGGGAGTGGCAAGCTCCTGTCTTGTGCCGGCGACTACATGAACATGTCGCCGGTGGGGGACTCCAACACCAGCAGCCCCTCCGACGGCTACTACGGCCCAGAGGACCCCCAGCACAAGCCAGTTCTCTCCTACTACTCATTGCCAAGGTCCTTTAAGCACACCCAGCGCCCTGGGGAGCTGGAGGAGAGCGCCCGGCACCAGCACCTCCGCCTCTCCTCCAGCTCGGGTCGTCTCCTGTACGCCGCGACGGCGGAAGATTCCTCTTCCTCCACCAGCAGCGACAGCCTGGGCGGGGGATACTGTGGGGTCAGGCCGGATCCCGGCCTCCCGCATATCCACCATCAGGTCCTGCAGCCTCACCTGCCTCGGAAGGTGGACACGGCGGCGCAGACCAACAGCCGCCTGGCTCGGCCCACGAGGCTGTCCCTGGGGGACCCCAAGGCCAGCACCTTACCTCGGGTTCGAGAACAGCAGCACCCGCCGCCCCTGCTGCACCCTCCGGAGCCCAAGAGCCCCGGGGAATATGTGAATATTGAGTTCGGGAGCGATCAGCCGGGCTACTTATCGGGGCCCGTGGCCGCCCGCAGCTCGCCTTCTGTCAGGTGCCCACCGCAGCTCCAGCCAGCTCCCCGGGAGGAAGAGACTGGCACCGAGGAGTACATGAACATGGACCTGGGGCCTGGCCGGAGGGCAGCCTGGCAGGAGGGTGCTGGGGTCCAGCCAGGCAGGgtgggccccgcgccccccggggcCGCTAGCGTGTGCAGGCCCACCCGGGCAGTGCCCAGCGGCCGCGGCGACTACATGACCATGCAGGTGGGCTGCCCCGGCCAGGGCTACGTGGACACCTCGCCAGTGGCCCCCATCAGCTACGCTGACATGCGGACAGGCATTGTCGTGGAGGAGGCCAGCCTGCCGGGGGCCACAGCGGCCGCCCCCTCCTCGTCCTCGGCGGCCTCGGCTTCCCCCACGGCGCCTCCAAAAGCGGGGGAGCTGGTGGCCCGCTCCTCCCTGCTGGGGGGCCCGCAGGGACCGGGGGGCATGAGCGCCTTCACCCGGGTGAACCTCAGTCCCAACCGCAACCAGAGTGCCAAAGTGATCCGCGCCGACCCGCAGGGGTGCCGGAGGCGGCATAGCTCTGAGACCTTCTCCTCCACGCCCAGTGCCACCCGGGCGGGCAACGCAGTGCCCTTCGGCGGGGGGGCGGCCCTGGGGGGCAGCGGTGGCGGCAGCAGCGCGGAGGATATGAAACGCCACAGTTCGGCTTCCTTTGAGAACGTGTGGCTGAGGCCTGGGGAGCTCGGGGGAGCCCCCAAGGAGCCGGCCCCGCACGCTGGGGCCGCCGGGGGTTTGGAGAATGGGCTTAACTACATAGACCTGGATTTGGTCAAGGACTTCAAACAGCGCTCTCAGGAGCGCCCCCCTCAACcgcagccgcccccgcccccggcccctcaTCAGCCTCTGGGCAGCAGTGAGAGCAGCTCAACCAGCCGCTCCAGCGAGGATCTAAGCGCCTATGCCAGCATCAGTTTCCAGAAGCAGCCAGAGGACCTCCAGTAG